The Parabacteroides timonensis sequence TCTTGAATTATGCCGTCGACCCGTTCCTTTCCGGCGTGTATGCCGGCAATCCGATGACGCTGATCACCCGCTATGCCTTGCCTAAGCTTTATAACCTGGAGCAGCAATACGGCGGTTTCATTAAAGGGACTATCGCGAAAGCCCGTCAGCCGAAGACAGACCGTGACCGCCTGGCTTCCAAGAAAGTCTTTTCCGCTGCCGGAGGACTGGATAACCTGACCCGGGCAATGGCCGTAGCTATCGGTGAAAAGAATATCACCCTGTCGGCTTCCGGCATAACCATCTGCCCGGCAGAAAAGGGATGGCTGGCCAGCTATACGACTCCGGCAGGTCAGCAAACCATCCTGGCTGATAAGGTCGTGACAACCACCGGTGCTTATGCATTACCGGAGCTTCTTCCTTTTATTCCGGAAGAAGATATGAGTAAAATAAGTAATTTGAAATATGCACCGGTAGTACAGGCTAGTGTCGGTGTGCGTAATACCGGAAAACTTCGTTTCAATGCTTTTGGAGGACTGGTCCCTTCCTGCGAGAAAAAAGATGTTTTGGGTATCCTTTTCCCGGCTGCCTGCTTCGATAACCGTGCCCCGAAAGAAGGAGCTCTCTTTTCTTTCTTTATCGGGGGAGTGAAGCATGCGGAACTGACCCGTCTGGAGGATGACGAATTGAAGGCATTGATCACTCACGAATTTCATGCTATGTTGAAATTCCCAGTCGATGTGCAACCGGATATGATCCGTATTTTCCGCCATCCCCGTGCCATCCCTCAGTATGAGTTGAGTAGCGGCGAACGTTTTGCTACGATCGACAGGCTCGAAGCGCGATATCCGGGATTGATCCTGGCCGGCAATAT is a genomic window containing:
- the hemG gene encoding protoporphyrinogen oxidase; the encoded protein is MEQHTTDILIIGAGLTGLTTAFHLVRGGKRVHILECSDRVGGQIHTFREEGFIFESGPNTGVVSYPEVAELFMALSPDCKLETAHEEAKRRLIWKGNSFRELPSGLFSAVTTPLFTLGDKFRILGEPFRAKGTNPDESVGELAARRLGKSFLNYAVDPFLSGVYAGNPMTLITRYALPKLYNLEQQYGGFIKGTIAKARQPKTDRDRLASKKVFSAAGGLDNLTRAMAVAIGEKNITLSASGITICPAEKGWLASYTTPAGQQTILADKVVTTTGAYALPELLPFIPEEDMSKISNLKYAPVVQASVGVRNTGKLRFNAFGGLVPSCEKKDVLGILFPAACFDNRAPKEGALFSFFIGGVKHAELTRLEDDELKALITHEFHAMLKFPVDVQPDMIRIFRHPRAIPQYELSSGERFATIDRLEARYPGLILAGNIKGGIGMADRIRQATGIAENLLM